From a single Hippoglossus stenolepis isolate QCI-W04-F060 chromosome 2, HSTE1.2, whole genome shotgun sequence genomic region:
- the lonrf1l gene encoding LON peptidase N-terminal domain and ring finger 1, like, whose translation MSLQPQVEEPAEERSAFFIGAESDPVSAAEEEEEEEDEEEEEEEEEDHHQLILQKANLLASENNLKEAIDWFSAAMRYGPVRPEMLSTLVDCILRNFKRKGAGPEAAAAAALGRVPDSRRADSDVVAFDCPNCHGFLGEPLTLACGHSYCKRCLQRRLLSKCRLCSEAVSGEERANVVLCGLLEKWFPSEASRAKTLGDVDELCRSKRFQEAASLASDVIQRDPDSTVVARLSRAEAYMALKQYRLALEDTEFCHESGCSAEALCRKAMVLHEMGQVDESLQVFLHCLSVDEDFPCAKRQVEKILCDLLSPADENVKVGLRETAHNTLPHLRCKTLMSDAQAQPQSPVQRLDQVRAASAHLDHHRDHREKRWESLERPSLSRAHSLRVHGASCGEEGLKRVCSAPQLGDQEKGSLLKRKLSLSDTEPHFVDSGSSKHKKQGSKQLSAKSKTCRSVPEDLLDPNDLECSLCMRLFYEPVTTPCGHTFCKNCLERCLDHTPQCPLCKESLKEYLACRKYIVTTVLDKSIKQYLSQEYAERTKTHLEEARELSDLTKNVPIFVCTMAYPTVPCPLHVFEPRYRLMIRRCMETGTQQFGMCINDPQKGFVDYGCMLIIRSVHFLPDGRSVVDTIGGKRFRVLSRGMKDGYSTADIEDLEDTRVEDSDVLRKLVDLHDAVYEQARVWFQNLKIHFHNQILQHFGPMPEREADIQATPNGPACCWWLLAVLPIDPRYQLSVLSMTSLKERLVKIQHILTYLQSIPNN comes from the exons atgtCGCTCCAGCCGCAGGTGGAGGAGCCCGCGGAGGAGCGGAGCGCCTTCTTCATCGGCGCGGAGTCGGACCCCGTCtcggcggcggaggaggaagaagaagaggaggacgaagaggaggaggaggaggaggaggaggaccacCATCAACTTATTCTCCAGAAAGCCAACCTGCTGGCGTCAGAGAACAACCTGAAAGAAGCCATTGACTGGTTCTCTGCGGCCATGCGCTACGGCCCCGTGCGACCCGAGATGCTCAGCACCTTAGTGGACTGTATCCTCCGCAACTTCAAGAGGAAAGGGGCCGGGccggaggcggcggcggcggctgcgtTGGGCCGGGTCCCCGACAGCCGCCGGGCGGACTCCGACGTCGTGGCGTTCGACTGCCCGAACTGCCACGGCTTCCTGGGGGAGCCGCTCACCTTGGCGTGCGGACACTCGTACTGCAAGAGGTGTTTACAGCGGCGGCTGCTCTCCAAATGCCGGCTGTGCAGCGAGGCTGTGAGCGGCGAGGAGAGAGCTAACGTGGTTCTGTGCGGACTCCTGGAGAAATGGTTCCCCTCCGAAGCGAGCAGGGCGAAGACCCTGGGCGACGTGGACGAGCTGTGTCGAAGCAAACGCTTCCAGGAGGCCGCGTCGTTAGCGAGCGACGTGATCCAGCGAG ATCCAGATTCAACAGTGGTGGCGCGATTGTCTCGAGCGGAGGCTTACATGGCTCTCAAACAGTATCGTCTGGCTTTGGAGGACACAGAATTTTGTCACGAGTCCGGCTGTTCTGCTGAA GCTCTGTGTAGGAAAGCCATGGTGCTGCATGAGATGGGCCAAGTGGACGAGTCTCTCCAAGTCTTCCTCCACTGCCTGTCTGTGGACGAGGACTTCCCCTGTGCTAAAAGACAAGTGGAAAAG atctTGTGTGATCTTCTCTCCCCGGCTGATGAGAACGTCAAGGTTGGTCTGAGGGAAACCGCGCACAACACATTGCCTCATCTGCGCTGTAAAACCCTCATGTCTGATGCTCAAGCTCAGCCACAGAGCCCAGTCCAAAGACTAGACCAGGTCCGCGCTGCCTCTGCACATCTGGACCACCACAGGGACCACCGGGAG AAACGCTGGGAAAGTCTGGAGCGGCCCAGCCTGAGCCGAGCTCACTCACTTCGAGTGCACGGCGCCAGCTGTGGTGAAGAGGGCCTGAAGAGAGTTTGTTCCGCTCCTCAGCTCGGGGACCAGGAGAAGGGGAGCCTGCTGAAGAGGAAGTTGTCACTGTCAGACACTGAACCTCATTTTGTGGACAGTGGAAGTAGCAAGCATAAAAAACAAG GTTCCAAACAACTTTCTGCCAAATCTAAAACCTGCAGAAGTGTCCCTGAGGATCTGCTGGACCCCAATGACTTAGAGTGTTCTCTCTGCATGAG GTTGTTTTATGAGCCTGTGACGACGCCCTGTGGCCACACCTTCTGTAAAAACTGTCTTGAACGCTGCTTGGACCACACACCTCAGTGTCCTCTCTGCAAAGAGAGTTTAAAAGAG TATCTAGCATGTAGGAAGTACATTGTGACAACGGTCCTTGACAAGTCGATCAAACAGTATTTGAGTCAGGAGTATGCCGAGAGAACCAAGACTCATCTGGAGGAAGCCAGAGAGCTTTCTGA cCTGACCAAGAATGTGCCTATCTTTGTGTGCACCATGGCGTACCCCACCGTGCCTTGTCCCCTGCATGTCTTTGAGCCACGTTACCGCCTCATGATTCGCCGCTGCATGGAAACGGGAACGCAGCAGTTCGGGATGTGTATTAATGATCCCCAGAAAGG CTTTGTAGATTATGGCTGCATGCTGATCATCAGGAGCGTCCATTTCCTGCCTGACGGGCGATCAGTAGTAGATACCATTGGAGGAAAACGCTTCCGTGTCCTGTCCCGAGGAATGAAGGATGGTTACAGCACAGCGGACATTGAAGATTTGGAAGATACAAGG gtggaggacagtgatgtgCTAAGGAAACTTGTTGATCTGCACGATGCAGTGTATGAGCAGGCCCGCGTCTGGTTCCAGAACCTCAAGATCCACTTCCACAACCAGATCCTGCAGCACTTTGGACCCATGCCAGAGCGAGAAGCTGACATCCAG GCAACTCCCAACGGTCCAGCTTGCTGCTGGTGGCTGCTGGCCGTCCTGCCCATCGACCCGCGGTACCaactctctgtcctctccatgACGAGCCTCAAAGAACGCCTGGTGAAGATCCAGCACATCCTGACATATCTACAGAGCATCCCCAACAACTAG